TATCTAAATTAACAATAAGTAAAATTCTATTACCAATTTTGCAAATTTTATCGACCATATTTAAGCCTGTAATAGAATTATCATTATCTTCTGTAACATCTAAGTTTTTTTCATCGATTTCTACAATCTCATTAGCACTATCAACAATTATTCCTATTAAAATATCATCATGTTTCAGTATTACAATACGGTTTTTATCTTTTAATTGATTTTTATTAAATCCTAATTTTTCCCTCAATGATATTATCGGGATTATATCGCCGCGTATATTTACAACACCCTCCACATAGGATTTAGCCTTTGGAACCCTTGTTAT
This is a stretch of genomic DNA from Aceticella autotrophica. It encodes these proteins:
- a CDS encoding chemotaxis protein CheW, with the translated sequence MSLYIVTKVEDEDYAIEIDKVQSIEKIMKITRVPKAKSYVEGVVNIRGDIIPIISLREKLGFNKNQLKDKNRIVILKHDDILIGIIVDSANEIVEIDEKNLDVTEDNDNSITGLNMVDKICKIGNRILLIVNLDKLIS